Genomic DNA from Fimbriimonas ginsengisoli Gsoil 348:
CAGTCCGAGGCGACGGTTCAGGTGGACCTGGCGCATATCTACCTTGAACTTCGCTCGGACCGTCTTCATGAAATCTTGCCGTTCCCAGTCCTCGCGAACGAACGCCTTGACCACGGCGATTCCGGAGATCTTTTCGGAGAGCTTTCCGATCATCTCGTCGTACAGCCGCCGCTGGTCGTTGCTCACCTCGCGGATGTTCTTGAGGAACGTGAGATAGCTGACGACATAGAACGGAACGAGCAGAACGATGATGCCGGCAAGGCGCCACTCGAGAAAGAAAAGCATCGCCAGCACCGCCACGAGAGTGACGAGGTCGCTGATGAAGGTGACGAGCTGGCCCTGGATGAGCTGTTGGATCAGCTCGATATCGGCCGTCGCCCGGGCCATGATCTTGCCGGTTTGGGTTTGGTTGTGGAAAGTCAGCGACAAGCGCTGAAGGTGTCTCCAAAGGGCAAATCGAAGGTCGAAAACGAACCGGTTGCCGATCCAACTGACCGTATAGCTGTTGAGATAACTGCAGACGTTCCGAACGACGATGACCGCGATCAGGATGACCGCCAGCCATGTAATCGTGGAAGGAGCCCGATCGACCTGACGCCGCAAAGCCGTCTCCCGAGCGGGTGGACGAGCCGGCGTCGGCTTAGAAAGTTCGCCTCGCGCGGCGAGGGCCGGGCGGATCGCGTCGTCGATCGCGACCTGATAAATACGCGGGGGCACGATCTGCAGGAGCGTCACGAGAAGCGTCATCGTGACCGCCAACAGAACGCGCCCGCGGTAAGGGCGAAGTATCGCGAGAGTGCGTCGGAACGACCTCACTCCCTACTTTGACCTTTCGGGACCTCCCTGAGCAACGTCAAGCGGCTCAAAAAGCGCTAACTCTCGCTCCTGATTTCGAATGCTCTTTATAACCGTAGCGATTGCACCCGTTGCCGCAACGGCTATGACCCCCGTAATCCACAATAATTCCATCGGCTTCTCCCGGGCGCGATTACCCAAGGATTGTTATCGGCTCGGCCTCCAAGTTCAGAAGGGCTAGTTCTGAAAATGATCTAGTTAGCGTTGCCGATAACGAACCGTTTATCGGCCCGCGTCACTCTCCTCTCCGTCAGAACGCGCGTGCCTTTAGCCGCGGTTCAAGGTTCTACCGGGAATAAATCCCCGGGCTACGGGTGAATCTGTTTTGTCAACGTGCTTTTGGACCACGGCCGCGATTGGGAACTTCAGCAGCCCTACCTGGTGGGCGGCAGGAGGAGAATCTGAAGGACTCAGGCCGCTTTGCCAGAACGAGAGAGGGGTCGACCGAGTCGATTGCCTTCTACCGTGTGGATCGGCGGTCTCCATCGCTGTAGCAACGAAGGGAGACAAGTACAATTTCAATATGGAATCGCCACTTCTCGATGCCTTGGCCGAGCGCGTTTTGGTATACGACGGGGCGATGGGAACCCAGATCCAAGGGGCGGCGCTGGCGAACCGAGATTTTACGCTCGTGCCTCAGCCGCACTACTCGCAGAAGGTTCGCGAGGCGGCGGAACGAGTCGGCGATAAACCGCTCGATGGGTGCAACGAGATCCTGGTGCTTACCCGTCCGGACGTCGTCGAGAATATCCACGGCGCCTACCTCGAGGTCGGCGCGGATCTGATCGAGACGAACACGTTCGGGGCCACCTCCATCGTGCTCGCCGAATACGGAATTTCGGAGCTGGTGTACGACATCTCGCTAGAGGCCGCCCGGTGCGCCCGGCGCGCGGCCGACCGGTACACCACCGCCGCCAAACCTCGGTTCGTAGTAGGGGCGATCGGTCCGGGAACCAAGCTCGTTTCATTGGGACAGACGACCTGGCAGGAGTTGGAGGACACCTACGCGGACGGCTTCCGTGGCCTACTCGAAGGCGGCTCCGACGCGCTCCTCCTAGAGACGCTGCAAGACCTCCTGATGGTCAAAGCCACCATCGTCGCCGCGGAGCGCGCCATGGCCGAGACTGGGCGTCAAGTGCCGCTCTTCGTCCAAGTGACCATGGAGCAGACCGGCACGATGTTGTTGGGATCGGAAATGGCGGCGGCGCTCAATATGATCGAAGCGTTTCCGTCGGTGAAGGCATTCGGGCTCAACTGCGCGACCGGGCCGGTGGAGATGACCTCTCACATCCGGTTCCTGGGCCAGAACTCGACCCGTCCCCTCGCCGTGCAACCGAACGCCGGTCTACCCGTGATGGAAGCCGGTCAGGCGAGGTACAAGCTGACTCCGGAAGAGCTGGCCGAGCATCATGTTCGCTTCGTGACCGAACACGGAGTTGCGCTGGCGGGCGGATGCTGCGGCACCACCCCGGCACATATTAAGGCGGTCGCCGAAGCGGTCGGCGGCCGGTCCCATACCGCGGATTGCCACTGGCGTCGGGTGCGGCACCTGTTCCCCGGTTTCGACTTTACGATGAAGACGGACGATCAAGCGAGCGCCTTGTCCCTCGTGGGTTGCTCCAGCCTATACACGTTCCAGCCGTACGAGCAAGATAATTCGTTCCTCATCGTGGGGGAAAAGACCAACGCCAACGGCTCTCGCGCATTTCGCGATCTACTGGCCGCCGAAAACTGGGAAGGGTTGACCGAGCTCGCCCGCGAGTTGGAGGGCGAAGGCTCCCACGTCCTCGATGTCTGCACCGCGTACGTAGGGCGGGACGAGAAGCGCGACATGACGACGCTGCTCAGCTACTACAACCGGCACATCACGGTGCCGCTCATGATCGACTCGACCGAGGTACCGGTCGTCGAAGCCGCGCTCAAGTGCCTCGCCGGCAAGCCGATCGTGAACTCGATCAACTTCGAAGATGGCGAATCGAGAACGGAAAAGGTGCTGGGACTGTGCCGCAAATATGGCGCGGCCGTGGTCGCCTTGACCATCGACGAGGACGGGATGGCGAAGTCGGCCGAGAAGAAGGTCGAGGTCGCCGAGCGCCTCCTCGCCCGCACCCGTGCCGCCGGCCTGCCCGACCACGACGTCTTTCTCGACTGTTTAACGTTCACCCTGGGATCGGGAGACGAGGAATTTCGAGAGTCGGCGGTGGCGACGCTCGACGCGATCGAGGAGATACGAAAGCGACATCCCGGTGTCAACACCATCCTCGGCGTCTCCAACGTAAGCTTCGGCCTCAAGCCCGCGCTCCGCCAGATCCTGAACTCCGCCTTCCTCCACTACGCCCGCGAAGTCGGCCTAACGAGCGCCATCGTCCACTTCAGCAAGATCCGTCCGGAGCACCAGATCGAAGCCGACGTCTGGCAAATCGCGAGCGACCTTGTGTTCGATCGCCGCCGCTACGCCGCCTAACCGTGGCACGGGCGGCCAGCCCGAGATACCCACGGGCGAGCCGCCCGTGCCACGGCCATAGGGGCGCGTCGTACGGGGTACCCTCCTCGCATGCAGATTTGTTTGGTTCTGCTTCCGCTCGTGACGATGCAGGGTGGGAAGCTTCAGATTACCGACACTAAGGTCGGAAAGGGCGCGCCGGCTCAGGCGGGCGATTACCTCACGATGGACTACACCGGCACACTCATGAACGGGAAGAAGTTCGACTCCTCGATCGGACGCGCGCCGTTCAGCTTCGTCCTGGGCGGCGGAGAGGTCATCAAGGGGTGGGACCAGGGGATCAAAGGGATGCGGGTTGGCGGAAAGCGAACCCTGATTATTCCTTCGGCCCTCGGCTACGGCGATGTCGGCGCAGGCGCGGATATTCCGCCCAAGTCGACGCTCAAGTTCACCGTCGAACTCCGCAAGATCACGCGGGTGAAGAAGCAGATCCTCAAGGCGGGCCACGGACGCTCGGTCCAGGCGGGCGATTCCGTGCAGGTCCACTACATCGGCAAGCTCACCGACGGCAAGAAATTCGACAGCAGCTACGACCGTGGCCAACCGATGCCGGTCACCGTGGGACGCGGAGTCATTCCGGGGTTCACCATGGGACTTCTCGGAATGAAGGAAGGGGAAAAGCGGCGCGTGACGATTCCGTCTGCGCTTGGCTATGGCGAACGGGGCGCCGGCGGCGTGATTCCTCCGAACGCGGACTTGGTCTTCGACCTGGAGATCGTGGGGATCAGCCGATGATCAAGATCGAAGAACTCGGCCCCGGAACGGGCGAGCCCGCGAAGTCCGGCCAAAAGGTCGAGCTGAAGTACCGTGGGACTTTCCCGGATGGCAAGGAGTTTGACAAAGGAAGCTTCAGCTTCGTGCTCGGCTCCGGCCAAGTCATTCAGGGATTCGACCTCGGCGTCATGGGGATGACCGTCGGCCAAAAGCGACGCATCACCGTTCCGCCGGAGATGGGCTACGGCTCCCGCGGCGCCGGAAGCGCCGTCCCCCCCAACGCCACCCTAATCTTCGAACTAGAAGTCCTGCGGATCTCGTAGCCCCCGTGGCACGGGCGGCTCGCCCGTGCCACGGAGAAAAAGAATAGCCCGAGCGCTTTGCGCTCGGGCTATTTACTTTGGAATCCGTACCGCTTTAGGCAGTTGCCACAACTTTCGCTTTGGCCTTGTTGGCGGCTTTGGCGATGCGGGACTTGCGGCGGGCGGCTTGGTTCTTGTGGATGATGCCTCGCTGAGAAGCCTTGTCCAGGGCGCTCACCGCGGCGACGAGCGCGCTCTGCGCGACTTCGGGGGTGCCGGCAGTGGCGGCCACTCGCGCCTTCTTGACATACGTCTTCAGCGCGCTCCTGGTCGCGAGGTTGCGTACGCGCCGCTTTGCGCTTCGGCGCAGGTCCTTTTTGCTTGATTTCGTATTCGCCATGGCTTGTGAGTTTGAGAGTATACCTCGGGTTCGGGCTCAGGCATCCTGAGCCCGTAGTGGTCCGCTTATTTCTTGACGAACTTCCGCTTCGTTTTGTCGAAGCCGAGCTCCACCTTCTTCGCGTCGAAGTGCCAGACCGGCGAACCGGAGCGCTGATAGAAGCACTGGTAGCTCGACAGGAGCGAGGCGATGAGCCGGCGGGAAGAGCGGCGGACGACATTGATCTCCGCGAGAATGGTGAGGTAGTCGGCGCCCTTCGGCCAGTGGGCCATCACTTCGATCAGAAGGTCGAGCGTGCTCTTCCCTTCCGAAGTGACGCCGAGCTGACGAAGCTCTTCCATTCGCTGGGCCGAGATGTAGACGACGGGATCCGGCTGATCCAGCCACTCGAACTCGAGGACGTTCGCCTTGTTGGTCTTCGTAAGGGTGAAGACCGCGCCGCTCTCCACCGGCTGCTCATACCACCAGTCGAGGAATCCGTACAGCAGGCGAGCGTCGTGGTTCGCCCAGATCTGAAGCTCGCGGCCGGTTGGATCGTAGGCGATGATCTCCTGGATCTTCGGTTCTGCGCTCAGCCAGCCGGTCGGGATCTGAGCCATCGGGAAGGTGCCGAGCTCGCGGTGGATCGATTTCAGAACGAGGCGAACCTGCTCCGGCATCGTCTTGGGGGCTGGCTGAATATCCTCGTCGAGGACGTCGGTGGCCAGCGGGTGCTGAAGAAGCTTGCGGAGGGAGGAGCTGAGGCCGTCGTCCGTGAGCTCGACGTCGATCGGGTCGCCCTCTTCGCTCGTCTGGTCGCTCTTGGTGAATTGGAACGGCTCAGGAACTTCCAGGATGTACTCGGGGAAGTCCCCTTTCCGCCGGAATCGGTCTCCACCGACCCACTGAAGCTGATCCTGACCGCGCAGCGCCGCCATGATGTTCGCCATGTCGTCGGGGAACGTCTTGTTGCTCAGCGTAATCTCGTAGTTCTCTTCGAGCAGACGAGTGGCGGTGGTGGTGTTCTCGTTGGCAAGCACCTTGGCGACGAGCTTGTCGACATCTTCCGGCTTGACCTCGATCGGCTGAACGTCCTCGACCTCGACCGTCGGCGCGAGCCGCTCGGCGAGGCGGATCGCGTTCGAAATCCACTTCTTAGCATCCGCTTCCGGATACAGAACGCCGTCCGGCGCGAACACGTAACCGGGTACCGAAATGGCGTCGGCGTAGAACTGTCGCGCGTCGAACATCAGGACCGTCTTCGGGTCCGGACGGTTGAGCGCCGCATAAGCGACCGCGCCGAGCACCTTAAGGCGGATC
This window encodes:
- a CDS encoding FKBP-type peptidyl-prolyl cis-trans isomerase; protein product: MQICLVLLPLVTMQGGKLQITDTKVGKGAPAQAGDYLTMDYTGTLMNGKKFDSSIGRAPFSFVLGGGEVIKGWDQGIKGMRVGGKRTLIIPSALGYGDVGAGADIPPKSTLKFTVELRKITRVKKQILKAGHGRSVQAGDSVQVHYIGKLTDGKKFDSSYDRGQPMPVTVGRGVIPGFTMGLLGMKEGEKRRVTIPSALGYGERGAGGVIPPNADLVFDLEIVGISR
- a CDS encoding FKBP-type peptidyl-prolyl cis-trans isomerase — protein: MIKIEELGPGTGEPAKSGQKVELKYRGTFPDGKEFDKGSFSFVLGSGQVIQGFDLGVMGMTVGQKRRITVPPEMGYGSRGAGSAVPPNATLIFELEVLRIS
- a CDS encoding homocysteine S-methyltransferase family protein — protein: MESPLLDALAERVLVYDGAMGTQIQGAALANRDFTLVPQPHYSQKVREAAERVGDKPLDGCNEILVLTRPDVVENIHGAYLEVGADLIETNTFGATSIVLAEYGISELVYDISLEAARCARRAADRYTTAAKPRFVVGAIGPGTKLVSLGQTTWQELEDTYADGFRGLLEGGSDALLLETLQDLLMVKATIVAAERAMAETGRQVPLFVQVTMEQTGTMLLGSEMAAALNMIEAFPSVKAFGLNCATGPVEMTSHIRFLGQNSTRPLAVQPNAGLPVMEAGQARYKLTPEELAEHHVRFVTEHGVALAGGCCGTTPAHIKAVAEAVGGRSHTADCHWRRVRHLFPGFDFTMKTDDQASALSLVGCSSLYTFQPYEQDNSFLIVGEKTNANGSRAFRDLLAAENWEGLTELARELEGEGSHVLDVCTAYVGRDEKRDMTTLLSYYNRHITVPLMIDSTEVPVVEAALKCLAGKPIVNSINFEDGESRTEKVLGLCRKYGAAVVALTIDEDGMAKSAEKKVEVAERLLARTRAAGLPDHDVFLDCLTFTLGSGDEEFRESAVATLDAIEEIRKRHPGVNTILGVSNVSFGLKPALRQILNSAFLHYAREVGLTSAIVHFSKIRPEHQIEADVWQIASDLVFDRRRYAA
- the rpsT gene encoding 30S ribosomal protein S20 encodes the protein MANTKSSKKDLRRSAKRRVRNLATRSALKTYVKKARVAATAGTPEVAQSALVAAVSALDKASQRGIIHKNQAARRKSRIAKAANKAKAKVVATA